The region AGAGAGGGGCAAAATATCCAAAGGAAACTTCGACGACCCGATAGAATGGACGTGGTATGAGCTCTGGCATCACGAAGGAAGGAGAGCGCGGCACGGCGTTGCAATGCAGGGACCGGATTATACCTGGTGGCACGGGTTATACGAGGTCGGTAAACATTTTTATACAAAATTCCTGCCGGAACTCGAGCAGGTCGCAGGAAAGAAA is a window of Candidatus Neomarinimicrobiota bacterium DNA encoding:
- a CDS encoding cytochrome C552, which gives rise to ERGKISKGNFDDPIEWTWYELWHHEGRRARHGVAMQGPDYTWWHGLYEVGKHFYTKFLPELEQVAGKKLYKKLLEKYVYTHPGHQWHRDGMDDEDLKKIREFYEERYDQ